A stretch of Podospora bellae-mahoneyi strain CBS 112042 chromosome 5, whole genome shotgun sequence DNA encodes these proteins:
- a CDS encoding hypothetical protein (EggNog:ENOG503P88H; COG:S): protein MHFSQIIQFTLVLAGLACAAPQSNPLLETVMLSNGETTVAVQVEAMSPASTGPHIGGEILARGQLVSRQDSINCKGSSSCSNRQGFKDSCTTAKNKIEDTTYASGGAKSGTCSGNCGIFVQGKDCIATGAVMRSAYNAIRNNGCQACGSAHWNNGCYITINYITGC, encoded by the exons ATGCATTTCTCTCAGATCATCCAGTTCACCCTCGTCCTGGCCGGACTGGCCTGCGCCGCTCCTCagtccaaccccctcctcgagACCGTCATGCTCTCCAACGGCGAGACCACCGTGGCCGTCCAGGTCGAGGCGATGTCCCCTGCCAGCACCGGCCCCCATATCGGCGGTGAGATCCTCGCCCGCGGTCAGCTCGTCTCCCGCCAGGACTCGATCAACTGCAAGGGCAGCTCCTCGTGCAGCAACAGGCAAGGTTTCAAGGACAGCTGCACCAcggccaagaacaagatcGAGGACACCACGTACGCGAGTGGTGGCGC TAAGAGCGGCACGTGCAGCGGAAACTGTGGCATCTTTGTTCAGGGCAAGGATTGCATCGCGACCGGGGCTGTTATGAGGAGCGCTTACAACGCGATCCGCAACAACGGATGCCAGGCTTGCGGGTCAGCCCACT GGAACAATGGTTGCtacatcaccatcaactaTATCACCGGTTGCTGA
- a CDS encoding hypothetical protein (EggNog:ENOG503P08N; COG:O): MAMSKSVADQGRRQSVSWVGGDEWDPWRTTIQDLYQTQNLPLKDVMKVMEEEHGFRATQRMYKTRIKSWGLDKNFKECEVVELFRIRNERDRVGKRSTTYMIRGREVDWDRVQNYVRRKGLNITQLLASSAGTVSPCAREISCFTPPPEDGRPTGTRDVDVNLLRVSSPSSSSPSPSPPNSSNTNNLFLTTFPPISPAATTTTIHQPPQLPHPLDQTNNPLRRPSYPFPAPPPPLPIVTPPPPPPLLPTLYPPQPPPPPPPPLPSQYTTGTQLTTLQSFQLFLSRLYKTTMFQDGERAWGTTDFFLRNMRSLEWLSTIRYALAINKSFLVDRLDGSEGSEEIKRFKAVNRAFAVLEPGSKGVIGSRMFYIVNFLGCFHDGPDGSALKELAGRLMEDIVVKCFRGGEGDRGGVGGDLRRVLSGGDGYEMEVDSVDELMEEGMSVGETAGRFLMAVLGRMVREVGLEVPLGVVLMGDIHGVGDTVGEWKPRGMRGGTMAGCTWRSCLLSPEPPSSNTKEDTAVELLEHGIWLAGYGDDLKAEVKFRALTDQAKTGSSPSPKMAAEMKVLARCSHYQLASIYWRRGEKMAAKEELQLAVKASVLYDHFVQWEDVDFFPALPDGYGYGFCGLTEKPPGPESLVPSSKLVLFFKPHASGSSFTMASSEHPAVGCKTCAFFSEAILNTIRGEAVGENIIRLTASFDPKCATCKYTLDSFARLAPNSPLQLTCPIRLDCFPQKRFFFRTGCGCWDHSAYHIELLPSSELAPTSVHYKIIDADTIDISSLKRWPEYCEQHHEDCRPTPTQPPVTDMILIDVDEHRLVQFPGTPPKYTTLSYVWGVLPDILETCISNFSTLQLPRSLASPEILPRLPLTIQDAIKVTRDMGERYLWVDRLCIIQDDEANKSQQIASMASIYANSQFTIIAADGADANTGLHGVGSSRPFPELPILEFSPECRMRPGPETEEARYFTTWHNRAWTFQERLLSRRSLVFFRGSVIWQCKRSIWVEGAAAEPDGMVVDETWRTEKKRPAHLAFDRHFIFELKTPKRPDFRYFEGLVRQYQRRRMTYQADGLRAFSGILDVLSRTYDGGFLHGMPKMFFDVAMLWEPQAGSKPRLVAPGSRELMFPSWSWASFQGSVANNLSDHTFGNNPSIELTPVVRWYHAPADEPISFVNLTPHLARMFKQGGVGGLDLKFFDVPTIDTGGLTVEKEKLGWLLHGSVSVASFRMQPEKEETSKLVRVAWEEEVAPFVNYHFVDSSGKIVGRLKVPFTREDPVLEKDALCECIVISEGKAYYTRSKWLKEIYLPEWGLNEETRDLEEFHFYNVLWIERREGIAYRRGCGTIWKEGWDRQNPEVQDIVLG, from the exons ATGGCCATGTCCAAGTCTGTGGCGGATCAAGGAAGACGCCAGTCTGTTagctgggttggaggggatgaaTGGGACCCGTGGAGGACGACGATACAGGACCTATACCAGACGCAGAACCTACCGCTCAAGGATGTCATGAAGgtcatggaggaggagcatggCTTCCGAGCAAC ACAACGAATGTACAAGACACGTATAAAATCCTGGGGTCTCGACAAGAACTTTAAGGAGTGCGAAGTGGTAGAGCTATTCCGTATCCGAAACGAGCGTGACAGGGTCGGGAAGCGATCAACAACGTACATGATCCGAGGTCGAGAAGTCGACTGGGACAGAGTGCAAAACTATGTCAGAAGAAAGGGGCTGAACATCACCCAGCTTCTCGCCTCCAGCGCCGGCACTGTCAGTCCATGCGCGAGGGAAATATCGTGTTTTACACCACCCCCAGAAGATGGGAGACCAACCGGCACCAGAGATGTGGATGTCAACTTACTGAGGgtatcctccccttcctcctcctcgccctccccatctccaccaaacagcagcaacaccaacaaccttttCCTCACAACCTTCCCCCCGATCTCTCCggccgcaacaacaacaacaatccaccaaccccctcaactcccGCATCCTCTCgaccaaaccaacaaccccctccgccgACCCTCCTACCCTttcccagcaccaccacccccattaCCGATcgtaacccccccccccccaccacccctcctcccaactctataccccccccaaccaccaccaccaccaccaccaccactcccatcaCAATACACCACGGGCACCCAGCTCACAACCCTCCAATCCTTCcaactcttcctctcccgcctctACAAAACAACAATGTTCCAAGACGGCGAACGAGCCTGGGGAACAACAGATTTCTTCCTCCGCAACATGCGCTCGCTGGAATGGCTTTCCACCATCCGGTACGCCCTCGCGATCAATAAATCTTTTCTCGTTGACAGGTTGGATGGGAGTGAGGGTAGTGAAGAGATTAAACGGTTCAAAGCTGTCAACCGCGCGTTTGCGGTCTTGGAACCGGGAAGTAAAGGCGTGATAGGGAGTAGGATGTTTTATATTGTTAACTTTCTCGGCTGCTTTCACGATGGACCGGACGGGAGCGCGTTGAAAGagttggcggggaggttgatggaggacATTGTTGTCAAATGTTTCcgtgggggggagggggatagggggggggttgggggggatcTGAGACGGGTTTTgagtgggggggatgggtatGAAATGGAGGTTGACTCGGTGGATgagctgatggaggaggggatgtcGGTAGGGGAGACGGCAGGGAGGTTTttgatggcggtgttggggcggatggtgagggaggttgggctggaggtgccgttgggggtggttttgatggGGGATATACATGGGGTGGGGGATACGGTTGGGGAGTGGAAgccgagggggatgagggggggcACGATGGCGGGGTGTacttggaggagctgtttgCTTTCTCCCGAGCCGCCTTCTTCGAATACGAAGGAGGATACGGCGGTTGAGTTGTTGGAACATGGGATCTGGCTGGCGGGCTATGGAGATGATTTAAAGGCCGAGGTCAAGTTTAGGGCGCTGACTGATCAGGCAAAGACCGgctcctccccgtcgccaAAGATGGCCGCTGAGATGAAGGTGCTGGCACGGTGTTCCCATTATCAGCTGGCGAGTATTTactggaggagaggggagaagatggctgccaaggaggagctgcagCTGGCTGTCAAGGCATCGGTATTGTATGATCACTTTGTGCAGTGGGAGGACGTGGACTTTTT CCCCGCTTTGCCCGATGGCTATGGCTATGGCTTCTGCGGATTGACAGAAAAGCCCCCGGGACCCGAGAGCCTGGTGCCAAGTTCAAagctcgtcctcttcttcaagccACATGCCTCGGGCTCATCGTTCACAATGGCCTCAAGCGAGCATCCGGCAGTTGGCTGCAAGACTTGCGCCTTCTTTTCAGAGGCCATTCTCAACACTATTCGAGGAGAAGCAGTCGGTGAGAACATCATCAGACTCACTGCAAGTTTCGATCCAAAATGTGCCACCTGCAAATACACCCTCGACTCCTTCGCTCGTCTAGCGCCAAACTCGCCCCTCCAACTGACCTGTCCTATCCGACTCGATTGCTTTCCCCAAAAGCGATTCTTCTTTCGAACCGGATGTGGTTGCTGGGACCACTCAGCCTACCACATCGAGCTGCTTCCCTCATCCGAACTTGCTCCGACCTCGGTCCACTACAAGATCATCGACGCAGACACAATCGACATCAGCTCCCTCAAGCGATGGCCGGAATACTGCGAACAGCACCATGAAGACTGCCGACCCACCCCCACTCAACCGCCCGTCACAGACATGATCCTAATCGACGTCGACGAGCACCGCCTCGTCCAGTTCCCCggcacccccccaaaatacACCACCCTCAGCTACGTCTGGGGCGTCCTCCCCGACATCCTCGAAACCTGCATCTCCAACTTTTCaaccctccagctcccaagGTCTCTCGCTTCCCCAGAGATCCTCCCCCGGCTCCCATTGACAATCCAAGACGCCATCAAGGTCACGCGTGACATGGGCGAGCGCTACCTCTGGGTGGATAGACTCTGCATCATCCAAGACGACGAGGCCAACAAATCCCAGCAAATCGCCTCCATGGCCTCCATCTACGCAAACTCCCAGTTCACCATTATTGCCGCTGACGGAGCCGATGCCAACACTGGTCTCCATGGCGTGGGCTCTTCCCGCCCCTTTCCGGAGCTTCCAATCCTGGAGTTTTCCCCCGAGTGCCGGATGCGTCCGGGGCCGGAGACAGAGGAGGCGAGGTATTTCACCACGTGGCATAACAGAGCTTGGACGTTCCAAGAACGGttgctgtcgaggaggtcgcTCGTTTTTTTTAGGGGGAGCGTGATCTGGCAGTGCAAGCGCTCCATCTGGGTTGAAGGGGCCGCCGCGGAGCcggatgggatggtggttgatgagacaTGGAGGACGGAGAAGAAAAGGCCGGCGCATCTGGCGTTTGATAGGCACTTCATCTTTGAGCTCAAGACCCCCAAGAGGCCCGACTTCCGCTATTtcgaggggttggtgaggcaGTATCaacggaggaggatgacgtACCAAGCAGACGGTCTTCGGGCCTTTTCTGGGATTCTGGATGTCCTCAGCCGGACTTATGATGGTGGTTTTCTGCACGGGATGCCAAAGATGTTCTTCGACGTGGCCATGTTGTGGGAGCCTCAGGCGGGGTCAAAACCGAGGCTTGTCGCGCCGGGGAGCAGGGAGCTGATGTTTCCTAGCTGGTCGTGGGCTTCGTTCCAGGGGAGTGTGGCGAACAACTTGAGCGATCACACTTTTGGGAACAACCCTTCGATCGAGCTGACTCCGGTGGTCAGGTGGTATCATGCTCCTGCTGATGAGCCGATCAGTTTTGTCAACCTCACTCCGCATCTCGCTCGGATGTTCAAgcaagggggtgttggggggttggatttgAAGTTCTTTGATGTGCCGACGATTGATACAGGCGGGCTTacggtggagaaggagaagttgggTTGGCTTCTTCATGGGAGTGTGTCGGTGGCTTCTTTTCGGATGCAGCctgagaaggaagagacCAGCAAGCTGGTGAGGGTTGcctgggaagaagaggtggcgCCGTTTGTGAACTACCATTTTGTGGATAGTTCTGGGAAAATAGTGGGCAGGTTGAAGGTTCCTTTCACGAGGGAGGATCCGGTTTTGGAAAAGGATGCGCTGTGTGAGTGTATCGTGATATCGGAAGGGAAGGCATACTACACGAGGTCGAAGTGGCTCAAGGAGATATACCTGCCGGAATGGGGACTGAACGAGGAAACTCGTGATCTGGAGGAGTTCCATTTTTACAATGTTTTGTGGATTGAGCGGAGGGAGGGAATTGCATATCGAAGGGGGTGTGGTACCATTTGGAAGGAGGGCTGGGATCGACAGAACCCAGAGGTGCAGGATATTGTCCTCGGTTGA